The following proteins come from a genomic window of Miscanthus floridulus cultivar M001 chromosome 2, ASM1932011v1, whole genome shotgun sequence:
- the LOC136537769 gene encoding protein synthesis inhibitor II-like, with amino-acid sequence MGKENDPAFTAELDVSRGSSYGGFISGVRNQLVLHAGATRHLELVLLQPQEEDPRKAPWFRVALRCSSSGDSVLLRVRADNLYISGYQSPDGRWWEFRGGSVIHAATQLAFTDSYESMGRAAGLELESVTLSKKDLEAAVGQLAAVGRRSNAGAGGSSQQDAARSLMVVAVMVCEAIRFRSVAGALAHIMCGAARFGPLPAHMVAQVKNWSSLSEYWLGAALYGQKFLPLVGAAEGSQQLCDHIPRHLLAPVKIDCQDHAMMALGVALNRQRPLQDRHRKALDEHWRAVRAQARKLDRERT; translated from the coding sequence ATGGGGAAGGAGAACGACCCAGCGTTCACGGCGGAGCTCGACGTGTCCCGTGGCTCGTCCTACGGCGGGTTCATCTCCGGCGTGCGCAACCAGCTGGTGCTTCACGCCGGCGCGACGCGCCACCTGGAGCTCGTCCTGCTCCAGCCACAGGAAGAGGACCCCAGGAAGGCACCGTGGTTCCGCGTCGCGCTCCGGTGCAGCTCCTCCGGAGATTCGGTGCTCCTCCGGGTACGCGCCGACAACCTCTACATCTCCGGCTACCAGAGCCCCGACGGCCGGTGGTGGGAGTTCCGGGGCGGCTCGGTCATCCACGCCGCGACGCAGCTCGCCTTCACCGACAGCTACGAGAGCATGGGGAGAGCGGCCGGGTTAGAGCTGGAGAGTGTCACCCTCAGCAAGAAGGATCTCGAGGCCGCGGTGGGGCAGCTCGCAGCGGTTGGACGACGATCcaacgccggcgccggcggcagtAGTCAGCAGGACGCCGCGAGATCGCTCATGGTCGTCGCGGTGATGGTGTGCGAGGCCATCAGGTTCAGGAGCGTCGCCGGCGCACTCGCGCACATCATGTGTGGCGCCGCGCGGTTCGGCCCGCTGCCGGCGCACATGGTCGCCCAGGTGAAGAACTGGAGCAGCCTGTCAGAGTACTGGCTCGGCGCCGCCCTCTACGGACAGAAGTTCCTGCCGCTCGTCGGGGCGGCCGAGGGCAGCCAGCAGCTGTGCGACCACATCCCGCGGCACCTGCTTGCGCCTGTGAAGATCGACTGCCAGGACCACGCCATGATGGCGCTCGGCGTCGCGCTGAACCGGCAGAGGCCGCTGCAAGACAGGCACAGGAAGGCGCTCGACGAGCACTGGCGCGCCGTGCGCGCCCAAGCACGCAAGCTCGACAGGGAGAGGACTTGA